Proteins from a genomic interval of Chionomys nivalis chromosome 7, mChiNiv1.1, whole genome shotgun sequence:
- the Unc119 gene encoding protein unc-119 homolog A isoform X1 — MKVKKGGGGTGPGAEPAPGASNRSVEPTREPRVESESGSESEPEPGPGPRLGPLQGKQTIGPDDVLGLQRITGDYLCSPEENIYKIDFVRFKIRDMDSGTVLFEIKKPPVSERLPINRRDLDPNAGRFVRYQFTPAFLRLRQVGATVEFTVGDKPVNNFRMIERHYFRNQLLKSFDFHFGFCIPSSKNTCEHIYDFPPLSEELISEMIRHPYETQSDSFYFVDDRLVMHNKADYSYSGTP; from the exons ATGAAGGTGAAGAAGGGCGGTGGCGGGACCGGGCCGGGGGCGGAGCCCGCTCCTGGAGCTTCGAACCGGAGTGTGGAACCTACGCGGGAGCCTCGGGTGGAATCCGAATCCGGGTCCGAGTCGGAGCCAGAGCCAGGCCCGGGGCCCAGGCTGGGGCCGCTGCAGGGCAAACAGACCATCGGGCCGGACGACGTGCTGGGGCTGCAGCGGATTACAGGAG ACTACCTGTGCTCCCCTGAGGAAAATATCTACAAGATTGACTTCGTCAGGTTCAAGATCCGAGACATGGACTCAGGCACAGTCCTCTTTGAAATCAAGAAGCCCCCTGTCTCAG AACGGTTGCCCATCAACCGGCGGGACCTGGACCCCAATGCAGGGCGCTTTGTTCGCTACCAGTTCACACCCGCCTTCCTCCGCCTAAGGCAGGTGGGAGCCAC GGTGGAGTTCACGGTGGGAGACAAGCCGGTCAACAACTTCCGCATGATTGAAAGGCACTACTTCCGCAACCAGCTTCTCAAAAGCTTTGACTTCCACTTCGGCTTCTGCATCCCCAGCAGCAAGAATACCTGTGAACACATTTATGACTTTCCACCTCTCTCCGAGGAGCTAa TCAGCGAAATGATTCGTCACCCATATGAGACCCAGTCTGACAGCTTCTACTTCGTGGATGACCGGCTGGTGATGCACAATAAGGCAGACTACTCCTACAGTGGGACACCCTGA
- the Aldoc gene encoding fructose-bisphosphate aldolase C, translating to MPHSYPALSVEQKKELSDIALRIVAPGKGILAADESVGSMAKRLSQIGVENTEENRRLYRQVLFSADDRVKKCIGGVIFFHETLYQKDDNGVPFVRTIQDKGILVGIKVDKGVVPLAGTDGETTTQGLDGLLERCAQYKKDGADFAKWRCVLKISDRTPSALAILENANVLARYASICQQNGIVPIVEPEILPDGDHDLKRCQYVTEKVLAAVYKALSDHHVYLEGTLLKPNMVTPGHACPIKYSPEEIAMATVTALRRTVPPAIPGVTFLSGGQSEEEASLNLNAINRCPLPRPWALTFSYGRALQASALNAWRGQRDNAGAATEEFIKRAEMNGLAAQGRYEGSGDGGAAAQSLYVANHAY from the exons ATGCCCCACTCGTACCCAGCCCTTTCTGTTGAGCAGAAGAAGGAGTTGTCCGATATTGCCTTACGGATTGTGGCCCCAGGAAAAGGCATTTTGGCTGCAGATGAGTCCGTAG GAAGCATGGCTAAAAGGCTGAGCCAAATTGGGGTAGAGAACACCGAAGAGAATCGCCGGCTGTACCGCCAGGTCCTGTTCAGCGCTGATGACCGTGTGAAAAAGTGTATTGGTGGCGTTATCTTCTTCCATGAGACACTCTACCAGAAAGATGACAATGGTGTCCCCTTTGTCCGGACCATCCAGGATAAGGGCATTCTTGTAGGCATCAAG GTTGACAAGGGTGTAGTGCCTCTTGCCGGGACTGATGGCGAAACTACCACTCAAg ggctggatGGACTCTTGGAACGCTGTGCTCAGTATAAGAAAGATGGTGCTGATTTTGCCAAGTGGCGCTGTGTACTGAAGATCAGTGATCGCACACCCTCAGCACTGGCCATTCTGGAGAATGCCAATGTGCTGGCCCGCTATGCCAGTATCTGCCAGCAG AATGGTATCGTGCCTATTGTGGAGCCTGAGATCCTGCCTGACGGAGACCATGACCTCAAACGTTGCCAGTATGTTACAGAGAAG GTCCTTGCTGCTGTGTACAAGGCCCTGAGTGATCATCATGTATACCTGGAGGGGACTCTGCTCAAGCCCAACATGGTAACCCCTGGCCATGCCTGTCCCATCAAGTATAGCCCGGAAGAGATCGCCATGGCTACTGTCACTGCCCTGCGCCGTACTGTGCCCCCAGCCATCCCAG GAGTGACGTTCCTGTCCGGGGGTCAGAGCGAAGAGGAGGCATCCCTCAACCTCAATGCCATCAATCGCTGCCCACTTCCCCGGCCCTGGGCCCTCACCTTCTCCTATGGACGTGCCCTGCAGGCATCTGCCCTCAATGCCTGGAGAGGACAAAGGGACAACGCTGGGGCTGCTACTGAGGAGTTTATCAAGCGGGCAGAG ATGAACGGGCTTGCAGCCCAGGGCAGGTATGAAGGCAGTGGAGATGGTGGAGCAGCAGCACAGTCGCTCTATGTCGCCAACCATGCCTACTGA
- the Pigs gene encoding GPI transamidase component PIG-S has translation MAAAGAAATDLEVVRGKRAALFFAAVAILLGLPLWWKTTETYRAPLPYSQISGLNALQLRLMVPVTVVFTRDSVPLDDQEKLPFTVVHEREIPLKYKMKIKCRFQKAYRRALDHEEEALSLGSVHEAEAMLAELEKEAEGSLTVYVISEHSSLLPQDMMSYIGPERTAVVRGLMHREAFNIIGRRIIQVAQAMSLTEDVLAAALADHLPEDKWSSDKRRPLKSSLGYEITFSLLNPDPKSHDVHWDIEGAIQRYVQPFLNALSAAGNFSVDSQILYYAMLGVNPRFDPASSSYYLAMHSLPHVINPVESRLGSSAASLYPVLNFLLYVPELAHSPLYIQDKDGAPVATNAFHSPRWGGIMIYNVDPKIYNASDLPVRVEVNMVQVMEVFLAQLRLLFGIAQPQVPPKCLLSRPKSEGLMTWELDQLLWARSVENLATATTTLTSLAQLLGKISNIVIKDDVASEVYRAVAAVQKAAEELALGHLSSAFVASQEAVTSSERAFFDPSLLHLLYFPDDQKFAIYIPLFLPMAVPILLSLVKIFLETHKSWKKSEKKD, from the exons ATGGCGGCCGCGGGGGCAGCGGCTACGGACCTAG AGGTGGTCCGGGGCAAGCGCGCCGCGTTGTTTTTCGCGGCGGTGGCCATCCTGCTGGGACTGCCACTCTGGTGGAAGACCACGGAGACCTACCGGGCACCGTTGCCCTACTCCCAGATCAGTGGGCTGAATGCCTTGCAG CTCCGGCTCATGGTGCCAGTCACAGTTGTGTTTACTCGGGACTCTGTGCCCCTGGACGACCAGGAGAAGCTCCCGTTCACCgttgtgcatgagagagagatcCCTCTGAAAT acaaaatgaaaatcaagtgCCGCTTCCAGAAGGCCTACCGGAGAGCTTTGGACCATGAGGAGGAGGCCTTGTCACTGGGCAGTGTACATG AGGCAGAAGCCATGTTAGCTGAgctggagaaggaagcagagggctCCCTGACTGTGTACGTAATCTCCGAacactcctcccttcttccccag GACATGATGAGCTATATTGGACCTGAGAGGACAGCAGTCGTACGGGGGCTAATGCACCGGGAAGCCTTCAACATCATTGGCCGTCGCATCATCCAAGTAGCCCAGGCCATGTCTCTGACGGAGGAtgtgcttgctgctgctctgGCCGACCACCTCCCCGAGGACAAGTGGAGCTCTGATAAGAGGAGGCCtctcaagtccagcctgg GCTATGAGATCACTTTTAGTTTACTCAACCCAGACCCCAAGTCCCATGACGTCCACTGGGACATCGAGGGGGCCATCCAGCGCTATGTGCAGCCTTTCCTGAATGCCCTCAGTGCTGCTGGCAATTTCTCTGTGGACTCTCAG ATCCTTTACTATGCCATGTTGGGAGTGAACCCCCGCTTTGACCCAGCCTCATCGAGCTACTACTTGGCCATGCACAGCCTCCCCCATGTCATCAACCCAGTGGAGTCCCGGCTGG GATCCAGCGCTGCCTCCCTGTACCCTGTGCTCAACTTTCTACTCTATGTGCCTGAGCTCGCCCACTCCCCTCTGTACATTCAGGACAAGGACGGGGCTCCAGTGGCCACCAATGCCTTCCACAGTCCACGCTGGGGTGGCATTATG ATATACAATGTTGATCCCAAAATCTATAATGCCTCGGATCTGCCAGTGAGAGTTGAGGTGAACATGGTACAAGTGATGGAGGTGTTCCTGGCTCAGTTGAG GCTTCTCTTTGGGATTGCTCAGCCCCAGGTGCCTCCAAAATGCCTGCTTTCAAGACCAAAGAGTGAAGGACTCATGACCTGGGAACTGGACCAATTGCTCTGGGCTCGGTCAGTGGAGAACTTggccacagccaccaccaccctcaCCTCCCTGGCCCAACTTCTGGGCAAGATCAGCAACATTGTCATCAAGGATGATGTGGCATCTGAG GTATACAGGGCTGTGGCTGCAGTCCAGAAGGCTGCGGAGGAGCTAGCCCTTGGGCACCTGTCGTCTGCTTTCGTGGCCAGCCAGGAGGCTGTGACATCTTCTGAGCGTGCCTTTTTTGATCCCTCGCTCCTCCACCtcttgtatttccctgatgaccaGAAATTTGCTATCTATATCCCACTTTTCCTGCCTATGGCTGtccccatcctcctgtctctggtcAAGATCTTTCTGGAAACTCACAAGTCCTGGAAAAAGTCTGAGAAGAAAGATTGA
- the Unc119 gene encoding protein unc-119 homolog A isoform X2, producing the protein MDSGTVLFEIKKPPVSERLPINRRDLDPNAGRFVRYQFTPAFLRLRQVGATVEFTVGDKPVNNFRMIERHYFRNQLLKSFDFHFGFCIPSSKNTCEHIYDFPPLSEELISEMIRHPYETQSDSFYFVDDRLVMHNKADYSYSGTP; encoded by the exons ATGGACTCAGGCACAGTCCTCTTTGAAATCAAGAAGCCCCCTGTCTCAG AACGGTTGCCCATCAACCGGCGGGACCTGGACCCCAATGCAGGGCGCTTTGTTCGCTACCAGTTCACACCCGCCTTCCTCCGCCTAAGGCAGGTGGGAGCCAC GGTGGAGTTCACGGTGGGAGACAAGCCGGTCAACAACTTCCGCATGATTGAAAGGCACTACTTCCGCAACCAGCTTCTCAAAAGCTTTGACTTCCACTTCGGCTTCTGCATCCCCAGCAGCAAGAATACCTGTGAACACATTTATGACTTTCCACCTCTCTCCGAGGAGCTAa TCAGCGAAATGATTCGTCACCCATATGAGACCCAGTCTGACAGCTTCTACTTCGTGGATGACCGGCTGGTGATGCACAATAAGGCAGACTACTCCTACAGTGGGACACCCTGA